One region of Baekduia soli genomic DNA includes:
- a CDS encoding ArsR/SmtB family transcription factor: MAAVQAPVLTPRERRPGGCCSPAVEPQLGPEAAAHLAVLAKALADPTRLRIVDALRTSAPEAVCQCELLPLFSMSQPALSKHLKILVNAGVIGTERRGLWAYYYVLDDSLEELTAWLT, translated from the coding sequence ATGGCCGCCGTGCAAGCCCCCGTCCTGACCCCGCGCGAGCGCCGGCCCGGCGGCTGCTGCTCGCCCGCCGTCGAGCCGCAGCTGGGGCCGGAGGCGGCGGCCCACCTGGCCGTGCTGGCCAAGGCCCTGGCCGACCCTACGCGCCTGCGGATCGTCGACGCGCTGCGCACGTCGGCGCCCGAGGCCGTGTGCCAGTGCGAGCTGCTGCCGCTGTTCTCCATGAGCCAGCCCGCGCTGTCCAAGCACCTCAAGATCCTCGTCAACGCCGGCGTGATCGGCACCGAGCGACGCGGACTCTGGGCCTACTACTACGTCCTCGACGACTCCCTGGAGGAGCTCACCGCATGGCTGACGTGA
- a CDS encoding glycosyltransferase has product MSPETLDHGHLTLRRGGAGRARLRLVPAAPLRIVDVVPDDGPGALRTYLDAKSRLAAHTGELHHDVLVRGRSRSRTALAARLRALAPDVVLLHDPWPAPLDLVACARGLGARTVAVHHGSSEAQAAVLPGPSRAHLPAVRAQRRRLAREVDAVMGLPATTADSRRVATLAVAMGVDDAFRPRADVRRGDHVLYVGRLARGHGLFRLLDAAARSADPWPLHLVGAGPLEDALRTRAQHLGLGRRVSVAPDVRDRECLARRMAAARCVVVPGALEPFGLVALEAAACGTPVAGCLTAPALGLVGGLGHRFAPGDPTGLDRAIAAARAAGPDAEAGAVLAWRHAWDRVLREELRRLRELAC; this is encoded by the coding sequence GTGTCGCCTGAGACGCTGGACCACGGTCACCTGACCCTGCGGCGCGGCGGGGCCGGCCGCGCGCGCCTGCGCCTCGTGCCTGCCGCACCACTGCGGATCGTCGACGTCGTCCCCGACGACGGCCCCGGCGCGCTGCGCACCTACCTCGACGCCAAGTCGCGCCTTGCCGCCCACACCGGCGAGCTGCACCACGACGTGCTCGTCCGGGGGCGGTCGCGCTCCCGCACCGCGCTCGCTGCGCGGCTGCGCGCGCTGGCGCCCGACGTGGTCCTGCTGCACGATCCGTGGCCGGCCCCGCTGGACCTCGTCGCCTGCGCCCGCGGGCTGGGGGCGCGGACCGTCGCGGTGCACCACGGCTCCAGTGAGGCCCAGGCGGCCGTGCTGCCCGGCCCGTCGCGGGCCCACCTGCCGGCCGTCCGCGCGCAGCGGCGCCGTCTGGCGCGCGAGGTCGACGCGGTCATGGGCCTTCCGGCGACGACCGCCGACAGCCGCCGCGTCGCCACCCTCGCCGTGGCGATGGGCGTCGACGACGCGTTCCGCCCGCGTGCCGACGTGCGCCGGGGCGATCATGTGCTGTATGTCGGGCGCCTCGCGCGGGGCCACGGGCTCTTCCGCCTCCTGGACGCGGCGGCCCGCAGCGCCGACCCGTGGCCGCTGCACCTCGTCGGCGCCGGGCCCCTCGAGGACGCCCTGCGCACCCGGGCCCAGCACCTGGGCCTCGGGCGCCGGGTCAGCGTCGCGCCCGACGTCCGGGATCGCGAGTGCCTCGCGCGCCGGATGGCGGCCGCACGCTGCGTCGTCGTGCCGGGGGCGCTGGAGCCGTTCGGGCTCGTCGCGCTGGAGGCCGCCGCCTGCGGCACGCCGGTCGCCGGCTGTCTCACGGCCCCGGCGCTGGGGCTCGTCGGCGGGCTCGGCCACCGCTTCGCGCCCGGCGACCCGACCGGCCTGGACCGGGCGATCGCCGCCGCCCGCGCGGCCGGACCCGACGCCGAGGCGGGCGCCGTCCTGGCCTGGCGCCACGCCTGGGACCGCGTGCTGCGCGAGGAGCTGCGCCGGCTGCGGGAGCTGGCGTGCTGA
- a CDS encoding heavy metal-binding domain-containing protein, with the protein MSDDAAPVIPQAARERLGRRRTQQGPGFDSALGVGEALAVREAGLRPVCQVMGTSYYQVGWQNMPWGSARGGWFGVQGTDGQTFELESQTDAFNEARRLAVDRLRQEAVLAGADAVVGVQVRRSTRDWAGDLVEFVAVGTAVRSERYDLGDEPLLCNLSGQDVAKLVRHGFWPVGIVGGSTVAYVVTGTRQQWRSGGLLSGRRNQELPDFTQGLYDARALAMERVTRGAHELQAHGVVGVQVERSMHPREREVNNVTYHDMMITLHVLGTAIVEVADAPVPPEKFIALPLT; encoded by the coding sequence GTGAGCGACGACGCCGCCCCCGTCATCCCGCAGGCGGCGCGCGAGCGGCTGGGGCGCCGGCGCACGCAGCAGGGCCCGGGCTTCGACTCGGCCCTCGGCGTCGGCGAGGCGCTGGCCGTGCGCGAGGCGGGGCTGCGTCCGGTCTGCCAGGTCATGGGCACGTCCTACTACCAGGTGGGGTGGCAGAACATGCCCTGGGGCTCGGCGCGCGGGGGCTGGTTCGGCGTGCAGGGCACCGACGGCCAGACCTTCGAGCTCGAGAGCCAGACCGACGCCTTCAACGAGGCCCGCCGCCTCGCGGTCGACCGCCTGCGCCAGGAGGCCGTCCTCGCCGGCGCCGACGCCGTCGTCGGCGTGCAGGTTCGCCGCAGCACGCGCGACTGGGCCGGCGACCTCGTGGAGTTCGTCGCCGTCGGCACGGCAGTGCGCTCCGAGCGCTACGACCTCGGCGACGAGCCGCTGCTGTGCAACCTCTCGGGCCAGGACGTCGCCAAGCTCGTGCGCCACGGCTTCTGGCCCGTGGGGATCGTCGGCGGCTCGACGGTCGCCTACGTCGTGACCGGCACCCGTCAGCAGTGGCGGTCCGGAGGCCTGCTGTCGGGCCGGCGCAACCAGGAGCTGCCCGACTTCACCCAGGGCCTGTACGACGCCCGCGCGCTGGCGATGGAGCGCGTGACGCGCGGCGCCCACGAGCTGCAGGCCCACGGCGTCGTCGGCGTCCAGGTCGAGCGCTCGATGCACCCGCGCGAGCGCGAGGTCAACAACGTGACCTACCACGACATGATGATCACCCTCCACGTCCTGGGGACCGCGATCGTCGAGGTCGCCGACGCGCCGGTGCCACCCGAGAAGTTCATCGCCCTGCCCCTGACCTGA
- a CDS encoding heavy metal-binding domain-containing protein — MADEDHESTPYDPTSTAGIPEHGRERLARMRERSLFTSDLSVNEFLLVRAAGFEPLGLVVGSSIYHIGFQASAWSKNQEMDVLTQAMYHARELAMTRMEEEADQLGADGIVGVRLDVSRREWGNDLAEFVAIGTAVRHREGELHRAPNGRPFTSDLSGQDFYTLLSAGYRPVGMVMGTCVYHVAHQGLGSWMKRVGRNVEMPNFTQALYDARELAMERMQAEAEAAEAEGIVGVQLVEGNHGWSSHVLEYFAVGTAVIPTSADHEIPPPTLVLNLDDTRQSGFRGF, encoded by the coding sequence ATGGCCGACGAGGACCACGAGAGCACTCCCTACGACCCCACGAGCACCGCCGGGATCCCCGAGCACGGGCGCGAGCGCCTGGCCCGCATGCGCGAGCGCAGCCTGTTCACGAGCGACCTGTCGGTCAACGAGTTCCTGCTCGTGCGCGCCGCGGGCTTCGAGCCGCTCGGCCTCGTCGTCGGCTCGTCGATCTACCACATCGGGTTCCAGGCGAGCGCCTGGAGCAAGAACCAGGAGATGGACGTCCTGACCCAGGCGATGTACCACGCCCGGGAGCTGGCGATGACGCGCATGGAGGAGGAGGCCGACCAGCTCGGCGCCGACGGGATCGTGGGCGTGCGCCTGGACGTCAGCCGCCGCGAGTGGGGCAACGACCTCGCCGAGTTCGTCGCGATCGGGACCGCGGTGCGCCACCGCGAGGGCGAGCTTCACCGTGCGCCCAACGGCCGCCCGTTCACGAGCGACCTCAGCGGCCAGGACTTCTACACGCTGCTGTCGGCCGGCTACCGGCCCGTCGGCATGGTGATGGGGACCTGCGTGTACCACGTGGCCCACCAGGGACTGGGCAGCTGGATGAAGCGCGTGGGCCGCAACGTCGAGATGCCGAACTTCACCCAGGCGCTCTACGACGCGCGCGAGCTGGCGATGGAGCGCATGCAGGCCGAGGCGGAGGCCGCCGAGGCCGAGGGCATCGTCGGCGTCCAGCTCGTCGAGGGCAACCACGGATGGAGCTCGCACGTCCTGGAGTACTTCGCGGTGGGCACCGCGGTGATCCCGACGTCGGCCGACCACGAGATCCCACCGCCGACGCTCGTCCTCAACCTGGACGACACGCGCCAGAGCGGGTTCCGGGGGTTCTAG
- a CDS encoding ABC-F family ATP-binding cassette domain-containing protein, producing the protein MAVVIASDLSKDMAGEPLLRGVSFKLERRDRLTIAGRNGAGKTTLLRMLAGETSIDGGELVFQKGVRVALHDQRPPRDKAITLRDYVLSACREQLELEAELARLEHAMADGDDAVMTRYSETYARFEAAGGYGWRERANTYLHGLGFTDEALDRELSTFSGGQLTRASLARALAVEADLLLLDEPTNHLDIESLEWLETTLTSLDCAIVLVAHDRWFLEAVGTAVLELEAGRSRFFKGSWHNWRKEQAARELALGKAIEKQQAEIARMEGFIERFRAKATKAKQAQSRVKALNKIERISRDPRDTRELGFQFAKPERTGRVIFELEDGRLEVGEGERHKVLLEGAEIWVERGEHVSLVGPNGTGKTTLIDALAGVRPLDGGKLRTGHNLKVGYLSQHDSELEGLGTARTVAEAAAKRTGLSPNQVRSLLGRFLFSGDEADKPLDGLSGGERKRLSLAILLSQGANVLILDEPTNHLDLESREALEDALKAFEGALLLVTHDRALLDAVGTRTVALEHRTLRSYLGGWAEYGRVREERKAAGEDPMGPPPKRAAAPRPAPASLPKAAAPAPRNGNGNGGPGAPTPTPAAGPSKNAARQTARLERAVEEAEAALAALEEELAAPEAWAGQYESAKSTARHTAAKRAVDDAYAALEEHLEKIGA; encoded by the coding sequence GTGGCCGTCGTCATCGCCTCCGATCTCTCCAAGGACATGGCAGGTGAGCCCCTGCTGCGCGGGGTCTCCTTCAAGCTCGAACGCCGCGACCGCCTGACGATCGCGGGGCGCAACGGCGCGGGCAAGACGACCCTGCTGCGGATGCTGGCCGGCGAGACGTCGATCGACGGCGGCGAGCTCGTCTTCCAGAAGGGCGTGCGGGTCGCGCTGCACGACCAGCGCCCGCCGCGCGACAAGGCGATCACCCTGCGCGACTACGTGCTGTCGGCGTGCCGGGAGCAGCTCGAGCTCGAGGCCGAGCTGGCCCGGCTGGAGCACGCGATGGCCGACGGCGACGACGCGGTCATGACCCGGTACTCGGAGACCTACGCGCGCTTCGAGGCCGCCGGCGGCTACGGCTGGCGCGAGCGGGCCAACACCTACCTGCACGGCCTGGGCTTCACCGACGAGGCACTGGACCGCGAGCTGTCGACGTTCTCCGGCGGGCAGCTCACCCGCGCCTCGCTGGCGCGCGCGCTCGCGGTCGAGGCCGACCTGCTGCTGCTCGACGAGCCGACGAACCATCTGGACATCGAGTCGCTGGAGTGGCTGGAGACGACGCTGACGTCCTTGGACTGCGCGATCGTCCTCGTCGCCCACGACCGCTGGTTCCTGGAGGCCGTGGGCACCGCGGTGCTCGAGCTCGAGGCGGGCCGCTCCCGGTTCTTCAAGGGCAGCTGGCACAACTGGCGCAAGGAGCAGGCCGCGCGCGAGCTGGCGCTGGGCAAGGCCATCGAGAAGCAGCAGGCCGAGATCGCGCGCATGGAGGGCTTCATCGAGCGCTTCCGCGCGAAGGCGACGAAGGCCAAGCAGGCCCAGTCGCGGGTCAAGGCCCTCAACAAGATCGAGCGCATCAGCCGTGACCCGCGCGACACGCGCGAGCTGGGCTTCCAGTTCGCCAAGCCCGAGCGCACGGGCCGCGTGATCTTCGAGCTCGAGGACGGGCGCCTGGAGGTCGGCGAGGGCGAACGCCACAAGGTGCTGCTCGAGGGCGCCGAGATCTGGGTCGAGCGCGGCGAGCACGTCTCGCTCGTCGGCCCCAACGGGACCGGCAAGACGACGCTGATCGACGCGCTCGCGGGCGTGCGTCCGCTCGACGGCGGCAAGCTGCGCACGGGCCACAACCTCAAGGTCGGCTACCTCAGCCAGCACGACTCCGAGCTGGAGGGGCTGGGCACGGCGCGCACCGTCGCCGAGGCGGCGGCCAAGCGGACGGGCCTGAGCCCGAACCAGGTGCGGTCGCTGCTGGGCCGCTTCCTGTTCTCCGGCGACGAGGCCGACAAGCCGCTGGACGGCCTCAGCGGCGGCGAGCGCAAGCGCCTCTCGCTGGCGATCCTGCTCAGCCAGGGCGCCAACGTCCTCATCCTCGACGAGCCGACCAACCACCTCGACCTCGAGTCGCGCGAGGCCCTCGAGGACGCGCTGAAGGCCTTCGAGGGCGCGCTGCTGCTCGTGACCCACGACCGCGCGCTGCTCGACGCGGTCGGCACGCGCACCGTCGCGCTCGAGCACCGCACGCTGCGCTCCTACCTCGGCGGCTGGGCCGAGTACGGCCGGGTGCGCGAGGAGCGCAAGGCGGCCGGCGAGGACCCGATGGGACCGCCGCCCAAGCGCGCCGCGGCGCCGAGGCCCGCGCCCGCATCGCTCCCGAAGGCCGCGGCGCCCGCGCCGCGCAACGGCAACGGGAACGGCGGCCCGGGCGCGCCGACGCCGACGCCGGCCGCGGGGCCGTCGAAGAACGCCGCGCGCCAGACGGCCAGGCTCGAGCGCGCAGTCGAGGAGGCCGAGGCCGCCCTGGCCGCGCTGGAGGAGGAGCTCGCCGCGCCCGAGGCGTGGGCGGGCCAGTACGAGTCGGCGAAGTCCACCGCGCGCCACACGGCGGCCAAGCGGGCCGTCGACGACGCCTACGCCGCGCTCGAGGAGCACCTCGAGAAGATCGGGGCGTAG
- the arsM gene encoding arsenite methyltransferase — translation MADVTDPCCAPADADVRETVRRKYAAAALAAAQSARAPGNCCGPVATADAAGRPVFGSVLYDDDEAGSAPEAAVSASLGCGVPTAVADLHEGETVLDLGSGAGADVLISAARVGATGRAIGLDMTDEMLALARGNAEQAGASNVEFVKGHIEDIPLPDRSVDVVISNCVINLSGDKPRVLREVARVLAPGGRFAVSDVIADEDMDDATRADMAQWTGCIAGALTRREFEDALAAAGLTDVEIRETHRVHEHAGAAIVRARKAG, via the coding sequence ATGGCTGACGTGACCGACCCCTGCTGCGCGCCTGCCGACGCCGACGTCCGCGAGACGGTGCGCCGCAAGTACGCCGCCGCCGCGCTGGCCGCCGCACAGTCCGCGCGCGCGCCCGGCAACTGCTGCGGCCCGGTGGCCACCGCCGACGCCGCCGGCCGCCCGGTCTTCGGCAGCGTGCTGTACGACGACGACGAGGCCGGCTCCGCCCCCGAGGCGGCGGTCAGCGCCTCGCTGGGCTGTGGCGTCCCGACCGCGGTCGCCGACCTGCACGAGGGGGAGACCGTGCTCGACCTCGGCTCGGGCGCCGGCGCCGACGTCCTCATCTCCGCCGCGCGCGTCGGCGCGACCGGCCGGGCCATCGGACTGGACATGACCGACGAGATGCTGGCCCTGGCCCGCGGCAACGCCGAGCAGGCCGGGGCGTCCAACGTCGAGTTCGTCAAGGGCCATATCGAGGACATCCCGCTCCCCGACCGCTCCGTCGACGTCGTGATCTCCAACTGCGTGATCAACCTCTCCGGCGACAAGCCCAGGGTCCTGCGCGAGGTGGCCCGCGTGCTGGCGCCGGGCGGCCGCTTCGCCGTCTCCGACGTCATCGCCGACGAGGACATGGACGACGCCACCCGCGCCGACATGGCGCAGTGGACCGGCTGCATTGCGGGGGCGCTGACCCGCCGCGAGTTCGAGGACGCGCTGGCCGCCGCCGGCCTGACCGACGTCGAGATCCGCGAGACCCATCGCGTCCACGAGCACGCGGGCGCGGCGATCGTCCGCGCCCGCAAGGCCGGCTGA
- a CDS encoding arsenate reductase/protein-tyrosine-phosphatase family protein has protein sequence MATVLFVCRADAGRSQMSAALLRRAAAGRHHALAAGSKADPGGHVHPQVVRASSPSSIAPPP, from the coding sequence ATGGCCACCGTCCTGTTCGTGTGCCGGGCCGACGCCGGGCGCTCGCAGATGAGCGCCGCGCTGCTGCGACGGGCGGCCGCCGGCCGCCATCACGCGCTGGCGGCCGGCAGCAAGGCCGACCCCGGGGGCCACGTGCACCCCCAGGTCGTCCGGGCCTCCTCGCCGAGCTCGATCGCGCCGCCGCCATGA
- a CDS encoding DUF2334 domain-containing protein: MLRPGRGALAVSLHDVEPATFERCALIRDWLDDLGVHRVTLLVIPAPDLHPFHDRRPELADWLEERAGLGDAIAQHGFRHRAVPGRRPLARLHAGAGAEFVGLDGDETRRAVLAGRRVLRLAGIAPRGFVAPGYAYTSALRDTLASTFDWWAGLGRLHRANRSSTTAPALSLGTSTRLGRWTSPVLVRAGAYAGGEVLRLEIHPADLDHPRCVGAVERVLGAARGRDAVTYDDLAGP; this comes from the coding sequence GTGCTGAGGCCGGGCCGCGGGGCCCTGGCCGTGTCCCTGCACGACGTCGAGCCCGCGACCTTCGAGCGCTGCGCGCTCATCCGCGACTGGCTCGACGACCTCGGGGTGCACCGCGTGACGCTCCTGGTCATCCCCGCCCCGGACCTCCATCCCTTCCACGACCGCCGCCCGGAGCTCGCCGACTGGCTCGAGGAGCGCGCCGGGCTGGGCGACGCCATCGCCCAGCACGGCTTCCGGCACCGCGCCGTCCCCGGCCGCCGCCCGCTCGCGCGGCTGCACGCGGGAGCCGGGGCGGAGTTCGTGGGGCTCGACGGCGATGAGACGCGCCGCGCGGTCCTGGCGGGCCGCCGCGTGCTGCGCCTCGCCGGCATCGCACCGCGCGGGTTCGTGGCCCCCGGCTACGCCTACACCTCGGCGCTCCGTGACACGCTGGCGTCGACGTTCGACTGGTGGGCGGGGCTCGGCCGGCTGCACCGCGCGAACCGCTCCAGCACGACCGCCCCGGCGCTCAGCCTCGGCACGTCCACGCGCCTGGGGCGCTGGACGTCGCCGGTGCTCGTACGCGCGGGCGCCTACGCGGGCGGCGAGGTGCTGCGCCTGGAGATCCATCCGGCCGACCTCGACCACCCGCGCTGCGTGGGCGCGGTCGAGCGCGTCCTGGGCGCCGCGCGCGGGCGCGACGCGGTGACCTACGACGACCTCGCCGGGCCCTAG
- the arsB gene encoding ACR3 family arsenite efflux transporter — MRRGATVAPAPAADGPAVIGRLSTLDRFLPLWIAAAMAAGLALGAIFPGFDDALDALRVGTVSLPIAVGLLLMMYPVLAKVRYEELGQITGQPRMIGASIALNWVVGPLLMFALAWIFLSGHPEYRTGLIIVGLARCIAMVLIWSDLAKADAEATALLVAINSLFQILAFSLLGWLYLTGLPQLLGLDTQGLDVSLWEVARTVLIFLGIPLAAGFLTRRVGIGRRGEAWYRQRFLPRIGPIALYGLLFTIVMLFAIQGDAITSAPLDVVLIAVPLLVYFLMMFFSSFWLGRALGLGYARTATLAFTAASNNFELAIAVCVGVFGATSGQALAGVVGPLIEVPVLVSLVYVALWLGRRWFGTGEVDGPPVAGVPGRAEVA; from the coding sequence ATGCGCCGTGGCGCCACGGTCGCGCCGGCGCCGGCCGCCGATGGCCCGGCGGTCATTGGGCGCCTGTCGACGCTGGACCGGTTCCTGCCGTTGTGGATCGCGGCGGCGATGGCCGCGGGCCTGGCGCTGGGCGCGATCTTCCCCGGCTTCGACGACGCCCTCGACGCGCTGCGGGTCGGCACGGTCTCGCTGCCCATCGCCGTTGGCCTGTTGTTGATGATGTACCCGGTGCTGGCCAAGGTCCGCTACGAGGAGCTCGGGCAGATCACCGGCCAGCCGCGGATGATCGGTGCGTCGATCGCGCTGAACTGGGTCGTCGGGCCGCTGCTGATGTTCGCGCTGGCCTGGATCTTCCTCTCGGGCCATCCCGAGTACCGCACCGGCCTGATCATCGTCGGGCTCGCGCGGTGCATCGCCATGGTGCTGATCTGGTCGGACCTGGCCAAGGCCGACGCCGAGGCGACGGCGCTGCTGGTGGCCATCAACTCGCTGTTCCAGATCCTGGCCTTCTCCCTGCTGGGCTGGCTCTACCTGACCGGGCTGCCGCAGCTGCTGGGCCTGGACACCCAGGGCCTGGACGTCTCGCTGTGGGAGGTGGCGCGGACCGTGCTCATCTTCCTCGGCATCCCGCTGGCCGCCGGGTTCCTGACGCGCCGGGTGGGCATCGGCCGGCGCGGCGAGGCCTGGTACCGCCAGCGCTTCCTGCCGCGCATTGGACCCATCGCCCTCTACGGGCTCCTGTTCACGATCGTGATGCTGTTCGCCATCCAGGGCGACGCCATCACGTCGGCGCCGCTCGACGTGGTGCTGATCGCGGTGCCGCTGCTCGTCTACTTCCTGATGATGTTCTTCTCCAGCTTCTGGCTGGGACGCGCCCTCGGCCTCGGGTACGCGCGGACGGCCACGCTCGCCTTCACCGCGGCGTCGAACAACTTCGAGCTGGCGATCGCGGTCTGCGTCGGGGTCTTCGGGGCCACGTCGGGGCAGGCGCTGGCGGGCGTCGTGGGCCCGCTCATCGAGGTCCCGGTGCTCGTGTCGCTGGTCTACGTGGCGCTGTGGCTCGGTCGCCGCTGGTTCGGGACCGGCGAGGTCGACGGCCCGCCCGTCGCGGGCGTCCCCGGCCGCGCGGAGGTCGCCTGA
- a CDS encoding glycosyltransferase, translated as MTPSRPARADLHCHSTASELSRLGVQRALGLPECATPPQEVLELALARGMDFVTITDHDTIDGVLEIAGDPRVFVSAELTCSFREEPQAVHVLCLGITPDEFAHLQERSDCVESVADHLAENEITAALAHPFYAVGAPLTPRHRRRLARLFPIWETRNGARARELNAPAAVYIETHGGIGVGGSDDHAGVDIGRTFTETPPAHDVATFLAHVRAGRATARGDQGSAAKWAHAAMALAVRTHGAAAGEPVSAATVLRMVRRVMTEADARTGAIGADLRPADAAGLLRAWLEAVELGDLSPRELLAVMQADDFHHSVLFRRARRTHERRLARAVDALAARVARDGAAGLATGAAAVFDACVAAIPYAPAAAFLGREKSRLAARDGDPQRVALVADGVGAMHGVTHTLAELRHRGVPGFEVEVVCTDHIADRRLSAVADVEVPFYTGLQVGVPSLPAIVEALAEGRYDLVHVCSPGPAGLAALLIARVMDVPVVGSYHTELAAYAGLRSGDPGLEALAGTALAAFYGQCAVVLSPSEASDAVLDGLGVAADRVGRWDRGVDTERFGPHRRSAGPRPGGRVTVLYAGRLTREKGADLLADAFLAARAHDPRLHLVLAGDGPEAGVLADRLGAHATLLGWLEGDDLARAYADADLFVFPSRTDTFGQTLLEAQASGLPVVAVAEGGPCCIVADGVTGLLRPADTAALAEAVRGLAADPARRRALGEAARAAVHERTWDASLLRLAAGYHRALGAGSRTSERVRRVA; from the coding sequence ATGACTCCCAGCCGGCCCGCCCGGGCCGACCTGCACTGCCACTCGACGGCCTCCGAGCTCTCCCGGCTCGGGGTCCAGCGGGCCCTCGGCCTGCCCGAGTGCGCCACGCCGCCCCAGGAGGTCCTCGAGCTCGCGCTGGCGCGCGGCATGGACTTCGTCACGATCACCGACCACGACACGATCGACGGCGTCCTGGAGATCGCCGGCGACCCGCGCGTCTTCGTCTCGGCCGAGCTCACGTGCTCCTTCCGCGAGGAGCCCCAGGCCGTCCACGTCCTCTGCCTGGGCATCACGCCCGACGAGTTCGCCCACCTCCAGGAGCGCTCGGACTGCGTGGAGTCCGTCGCCGACCACCTCGCCGAGAACGAGATCACCGCCGCGCTCGCGCACCCGTTCTACGCGGTCGGCGCGCCCCTGACGCCGCGTCACCGCCGGCGCCTGGCGCGCCTGTTCCCGATCTGGGAGACCCGCAACGGCGCCCGCGCCCGCGAGCTCAACGCGCCGGCCGCCGTCTACATCGAGACCCACGGCGGCATCGGCGTCGGCGGCTCGGACGACCACGCCGGCGTCGACATCGGGCGCACGTTCACCGAGACGCCGCCCGCGCACGACGTCGCCACGTTCCTGGCCCACGTCCGGGCCGGCCGCGCGACGGCCCGCGGCGACCAGGGCAGCGCCGCCAAGTGGGCCCACGCGGCGATGGCGCTCGCCGTGCGCACGCACGGCGCGGCGGCCGGCGAGCCCGTCAGCGCCGCCACCGTCCTGCGCATGGTCCGGCGCGTGATGACCGAGGCCGACGCGCGCACCGGCGCCATCGGCGCCGACCTGCGGCCCGCCGACGCCGCCGGGCTGCTGCGGGCGTGGCTGGAGGCCGTGGAGCTCGGCGACCTGTCGCCGCGCGAGCTGCTGGCCGTCATGCAGGCCGACGACTTCCACCACAGCGTCCTGTTCCGCCGGGCGCGCCGCACGCATGAGCGCCGCCTGGCGCGTGCGGTCGACGCGCTGGCCGCCCGGGTCGCCCGCGACGGCGCCGCCGGCCTGGCCACGGGCGCCGCGGCGGTCTTCGACGCCTGCGTGGCGGCGATCCCCTACGCGCCCGCCGCCGCGTTCCTCGGGCGCGAGAAGAGCCGTCTCGCGGCCCGGGACGGGGACCCGCAGCGGGTCGCGCTCGTCGCCGACGGCGTCGGCGCGATGCACGGCGTGACCCACACGCTGGCCGAGCTGCGCCACCGCGGGGTGCCGGGCTTCGAGGTCGAGGTCGTCTGCACCGACCACATCGCCGACCGCCGCCTGAGCGCGGTGGCCGACGTCGAGGTCCCGTTCTACACCGGGCTGCAGGTCGGGGTGCCGAGCCTGCCGGCGATCGTCGAGGCCCTGGCCGAGGGCCGCTACGACCTCGTCCACGTCTGCTCGCCGGGGCCGGCGGGCCTGGCCGCGCTGCTCATCGCCCGGGTCATGGACGTGCCGGTCGTGGGCAGCTACCACACCGAGCTGGCCGCCTATGCGGGGCTGCGCTCGGGCGACCCCGGGCTGGAGGCGCTGGCGGGCACCGCGCTGGCCGCCTTCTACGGCCAGTGCGCGGTCGTGCTCTCACCCAGCGAGGCCAGCGACGCCGTGCTCGACGGGCTGGGCGTCGCCGCCGACCGCGTGGGCCGCTGGGACCGCGGCGTCGACACGGAGCGCTTCGGCCCGCACCGCCGCAGCGCCGGCCCGCGCCCGGGCGGTCGCGTCACCGTCCTCTACGCCGGGCGCCTGACGCGTGAGAAGGGCGCCGACCTGCTGGCCGACGCGTTCCTGGCCGCCCGTGCGCACGATCCGCGGCTGCACCTCGTCCTGGCCGGCGACGGCCCCGAGGCCGGCGTCCTGGCCGACCGCCTCGGCGCCCATGCGACGCTGCTGGGCTGGCTGGAGGGCGACGACCTGGCGCGGGCCTACGCGGACGCCGACCTGTTCGTGTTCCCGAGCCGGACCGACACGTTCGGGCAGACGCTGCTGGAGGCCCAGGCCAGCGGCCTGCCCGTGGTCGCCGTGGCCGAGGGCGGCCCCTGCTGCATCGTCGCCGACGGGGTGACCGGCCTGCTGCGCCCGGCCGACACGGCCGCGCTGGCCGAGGCCGTCCGCGGGCTGGCCGCCGACCCCGCGCGGCGCCGGGCGCTCGGGGAGGCCGCCCGGGCGGCCGTGCACGAGCGGACGTGGGACGCCTCGCTGCTGCGCCTGGCCGCCGGCTACCACCGTGCGCTCGGCGCCGGCTCGCGGACGTCGGAGCGGGTGCGCCGTGTCGCCTGA